Within the Deinococcus detaillensis genome, the region AAAGCCTGAACGTACCCTTCAAAACGGGCGCGGGCGGTGCTGATGTGGAGCTGGCCAAAAATTGCCCCGATATTGCGGTGGCCCAGCGCGGTCAGGTGACGCACGGCTTCCAGCGCTCCCTGACGGTTTTGCGCCTGCACCGTGTGGGTACCTGTCAAACCCGATTCGCGGTCGAGTTCCACCACCGTCAGGCCCTGAAGCAGCTTCTGGTGCTGACGGGTATGCGCGGTGGGAATCAGGATCAGGCCCTGCGGCATGTGGCTCCGCAACGTCAGCAGCGCTTCGCGCTCACGGCTTTCCGAGTCGTCACTGGTAAACAAGATGACATTGAGGTCGTTTTGCTCTGCCGTGTCCTGAACCGCCTTGACCAAGGTGGCGTGAAAGGGATTGAGATCAGTGACCACCAAGCCGATGCTGCGCGATCCTTGCTGCCGCAAGCTGCGGGCCAGCTCGTTGGGTCGGAAGCCAGTGGCCTGCACCGCGTTCATCACCCGCACTCGGGTGCGCTCGGCCACCAATTCTGGCCGGTTGAGCGTTCTGGAAACCGTCGCCGCCGAGACTCCAGCTAGTTTGGCAATTTCAGCGAGTCGGTTCACCTTCACCTCCAAAAGCCGGGATCACCAAAGATGAGAGAGATGCAAACGTTTGCAGCACGCGGCGGAACTTGAAAGAAGGGTCAACCCAACTTGCTCTATGGACTTTAAATGAAGATTTATATTTACCTTAACCAGCCCGCAGCGACTTGTCAAGGCGGAGGTACGAGGCTCATAAAGCGCCCGCAGAGAAGAGGGGGAAGTATTGGCAGCCTGATCGGGTGCGGCGCTCCGCTGCCTTGAAGGCCAACTCCGAATGCCCAAGATTCATGTCAATCTCGTATGGGCAGAAGAGAGATGTATGGCTGTTCAAATGTTAAAGAGTTGACTCCGTTTCTTTGTGTTTCGACAAACACCTTATGAGCGGCGCAGCGCACTCAGGACGCCCGCCGCGATTTCTTCCACGCTGGTGCTGGTGGTGTCTCTCACCGGCAAACCCACACGCTGAAATAAGCGCTCGGCGCGGCGAACCTCGAACTCGCACTGCTCAAGGCTGGCGTAG harbors:
- a CDS encoding LacI family DNA-binding transcriptional regulator, coding for MNRLAEIAKLAGVSAATVSRTLNRPELVAERTRVRVMNAVQATGFRPNELARSLRQQGSRSIGLVVTDLNPFHATLVKAVQDTAEQNDLNVILFTSDDSESREREALLTLRSHMPQGLILIPTAHTRQHQKLLQGLTVVELDRESGLTGTHTVQAQNRQGALEAVRHLTALGHRNIGAIFGQLHISTARARFEGYVQALQEAGIAYDETLVRYGNDLEASGRAAALSLLAEAARRPTALFVSNHEMTVGAIIALRSLNLKIPRDLSLASFDDSRLMLLHEPPISVVAQPTYELGKRACEVLVRALEGGEPQHLRLEAPFIPRGSTAPP